Proteins encoded in a region of the Podospora pseudopauciseta strain CBS 411.78 chromosome 6, whole genome shotgun sequence genome:
- a CDS encoding hypothetical protein (COG:S; EggNog:ENOG503NYRE), with translation MRTATILTAGTISAASAGRINRADFRREDIIYKDVAIVGGGASGAHAAVRLRQDYNKSVVVVEREPILGGHVDTYVDKTTGRIHDYGLALYFPYLDSFDFFSRPEINVTLSPWFPAGGNEVRYVDFTSGQEMTSTFQPPDESAGPIAVKKFHDLMTANGWDNMTQPGYWGLPAGKDIPADLLLPIGQFAKKHGIEAMLSTMYPSTGGGVGSRGNFEDILTLSIIKAFPTAWSKVFFGEVAMFSIDGGNQFLYDKISTLLGKDVLYNSQVVNSKRSNSGIELVVDSARLDDDEEQPGKSRKGKGKGKATKKLIIAKKLLLAIPPTRENLAPFDLTPAEKAHFSKPKYGRSHTAIAKHSKLPAGVQLRNLPLSATANPLSPFLQTPFVLSFTSLATDSPLFSLGSSGANYTAFPPSKAKKVARKAIQTMVDAGTLADLEGEEVEFVAWSDHGPGGFGVSAQELREGWMEDMYALQGKRSTWFTGNGIAADFTTMLWKFNDQMLDRIVEGL, from the coding sequence ATGCGTACAGCAACTATTCTAACTGCAGGCACCATCTCGGCAGCATCTGCTGGCCGCATCAACCGTGCTGATTTCCGCCGCGAGGACATCATCTACAAAGATGTGGCGAtcgttggaggaggtgcgtCAGGGGCTCACGCAGCCGTTCGGTTGCGACAGGATTACAACAAGAGCGTGGTAGTCGTTGAAAGGGAGCCAATTCTGGGCGGCCATGTCGATACCTATGTCGACAAAACAACCGGCAGAATCCACGATTACGGTCTCGCCCTCTATTTTCCCTACCTAGACTCGTTTGACTTCTTCAGCCGCCCGGAAATAAACGTCACGCTCTCGCCATGGTTCCCCGCCGGAGGCAACGAGGTTCGATACGTCGACTTCACCTCTGGGCAAGAGATGACCAGCACCTTTCAGCCACCTGATGAGTCTGCTGGCCCGATTGCCGTCAAGAAATTCCACGACCTAATGACAGCAAATGGCTGGGACAACATGACCCAACCGGGCTACTGGGGCTTGCCAGCTGGCAAAGACATCCCAGCCGACCTTTTGCTCCCAATCGGCCAGTTTGCCAAGAAGCACGGGATTGAAGCCATGCTCTCAACCATGTATCCGTCCACCGGTGGCGGCGTGGGGTCCAGGGGCAACTTTGAGGACATTTTGACCTTGAGCATCATCAAGGCTTTCCCGACAGCATGGTCCAAGGTCTTCTTCGGCGAAGTGGCCATGTTCAGCATCGATGGCGGCAACCAGTTCCTGTACGATAAGATCAGTACTCTTCTCGGAAAAGATGTCTTGTACAATTCTCAGGTTGTCAATTCGAAGAGGAGCAATTCTGGAATTGAACTGGTCGTTGACTCAGCTCGGctcgacgatgacgaagagCAACCCGGCAAGAGTCggaaggggaaaggaaaaggaaaggcGACCAAGAAGCTCATCATTGCCaagaagctcctcctcgccattcCACCAACCAGAGAAAACCTCGCCCCGTTCGACCTGACCCCAGCAGAGAAAGCCCACTTCTCCAAACCAAAATACGGTCGAAGCCATACCGCCATTGCGAAACACTCCAAGCTCCCCGCTGGCGTTCAGCTCCGCAATCTTCCTTTGTCAGCGaccgccaaccccctctctcctttcctccaaacccccttcGTCCTGAGTTTCACCAGCCTTGCCACCGACTCACCACTCTTCAGTCTTGGATCCAGCGGCGCAAACTACACCGCGTTCCCTCCATCTAAAGCGAAAAAGGTCGCACGGAAAGCGATTCAAACGATGGTCGACGCCGGGACTTTGGCAGACCTTGAGGGCGAAGAGGTCGAGTTTGTTGCGTGGTCTGATCATGGCCCTGGCGGCTTCGGAGTCAGCGCTCAGGAACTGAGAGAGGGGTGGATGGAGGACATGTACGCCCTTCAAGGGAAGAGGTCGACTTGGTTCACCGGGAATGGGATTGCTGCTGACTTTACGACCATGCTGTGGAAGTTTAACGATCAGATGCTGGATAGAATCGTAGAGGGGCTGTAA